The proteins below come from a single Candidozyma auris chromosome 3, complete sequence genomic window:
- the RPS22A gene encoding 40S ribosomal protein uS8 has translation MTRTSVLADALNSINNAEKTGKCQVLIRPSSKVIIKFLQVMQKHGYIGEFEYIDDHRSGKIVVQLTGRLNKCGVISPRFNVKIKDIERWTDNLLPARQFGYVILTTSAGIMDHEEARRKHVSGKILGFVY, from the coding sequence ATGACCAGAACCTCCGTGTTGGCTGACGCCTTGaactccatcaacaacgcCGAGAAGACCGGCAAGTGTCAGGTGTTGATCAGACCTTCTTCCAAGGTGATCATCAAGTTCCTCCAGGTTATGCAGAAGCACGGCTACATCGGTGAGTTTGAGTACATCGACGACCACAGATCTGGTAAGATTGTTGTTCAGTTGACCGGTAGATTGAACAAGTGTGGTGTCATTTCTCCAAGATTCAAcgtgaagatcaaggacaTTGAGAGATGGACCGACAACTTGTTGCCTGCCAGACAGTTTGGTTACGTCATCTTGACCACCTCTGCTGGTATCATGGACCACGAGGAGGCCAGAAGAAAGCATGTTTCCGGTAAGATCTTGGGTTTCGTTTACTAA